GCGGAGCGCGGCTTCTGAGAGGTGGAGGTGGAGGACGACCTGGCGGGGACGGCTCGAGCGGGGTGGTCTCGACGCCCGCTCCTCGCTGGCGCTCGTCGCTGCTCGACCACCTTCATCAGCGAGGTCGAGGGTGAGGTCTCCGCGGCTGAGGTAGCCCAGGGCCTTGGCACGGCGGACGTCGAGGGTGTCGGTGGATCCGGCGGCGAGCAGCTGCTCGGCGATGGTGCGGATCGCGTGCTCGAGCTCTTCGGCGTCGGCGCGGTCCAGCAGGCCGGACAGGGGGACGCCGTTGGCGGTGCCGATGGTCCACGCGGTCGAGAGGTCGAGGGTGACGTGCAGAGACGCGGCGGTGTCGACCTCCTCCATCTCACATCCCTCGGGGTCGAACCGTGCTGCCGCCTCGGCCGCGAGCCGCTTGACCGTGGCGAACGAGGCGGTGTGCACGACGTGGGCCAGGTGCGCATCGACGAACGCAGCAGCGTCGGCGGTGAGCTGACGGGTGACCTCGGTGACCCGCCGTACCCGCCAGACCTGCACCTGGCCGTCGAGGAGTCGCTGCCAGATCTTCGGCAGTCGGTAGCGGGCTTCGACCGCGTCAGAGAGCAGGGCCCGCCCGGAGTCGGTGGAACGGCCCAACGCCGCGGCAAGCTCGATGACCGCGAACTCCGAGACCTCGGGGGCACCAGGCCCGGCGAGCTCGAGCATGGTGTCGGCACCCGACATCCCGAACCGGGAGACCCAGGCGTTCTCGGCCTCGGTCAGTGCGTCGTCGTCGGCCAGCCCGTAGGTGCCGTAGAGGTCGGGGAGCAGGGCGCCGGTGGTGTGCCGGTCGGCCCAGGCGGCAATGGTGATGAAGAGCTGGCGGTCGGCGTCGTCGGCGGCCTGCTTCTGCGCGACGGCCAGGGACAGGAGGTCACCGGTCGACACTGCAGGAGAGCCCTGCGCAGTGGTGTCGTGGTGCCCGAGTGCCATGACCAGATTCTACTAGAACAAGTGTTCGAATGGAATGGTCGTGAGGGCTCCGAAGTGAATCTGTGGAGGACGATCCAGCCGCAACCCGAGCGAGCACCTCGACGTGCCGCAAGGCATGCGAGCGGCGCGCAACCAGGTGCCGGTAGCGAAGCGGACGGCAACCGTGTCTTCGATAAATGAAGGGCCTGCTGCAGCGCGAACGTCCAGACGCCCACCCACGGTGACCCAGTAGTCGAACCGGACCGGAGGGCGTGCCGTGAAAGGGGGTCACGAGGAACCCACCAGTCGCCCTGTGGGGGGCGGTTGGTTGTCGGCGTTTGGGGTCTCGACGACGGCTCGCTGGCGCTCGCCTGCTCGACCAGCAGGGGGCCCGGCCAGCAGGGGGCGGCTCGCTGGCGCTCGCCTGCTCGACCGGTGGTCGGGTCAGCCGGTGGTGGAGGCGTCGGCGAGGTCGAAGGCGGCGCGGACCAGCGCGAGGTGGCTGAAGGCCTGGGGGAAGTTGCCGGCCATCCGGCCCTCGCCGGGGTCGTACTCCTCGGCGAGCAGGCCGACGTCGTTGACCAGACCGACGAGCCGGTCGAAGAGGGCGTGGGCGTCGTCGACGCGGCCGGCGGCGGCGTAGGCGGAGACCAGCCAGAACGAGCAGGCCAGGAACGGGTGCTCGTCGCACTCGATGCCGTCGACACCCGAGGAGGTGCGGTAGCGCAGGACGAGGCCGTCGCGCATCAGGTCCTCCTCGATGGCGCGGATGGTGCCGAGCATCCGGGGGTCGTCGCCCTCGATGAACCCGAAGGCGGCCAGCTGCAGCAGGGAGGCGTCGACCTCGGAGCTGCCGTAGTGCTGGACGAACGTGCCGCGCTCCTCGTCGTACCCGTGCTCGAGCACCTCCGCGCGCACGCGGTCGCGGACCTCCCGCCACCGCTCGACGTCGCCCTCGAGGCCGTAGGTCTCCACGGCACGGACGGCGCGGTCGACCGCGACCCAGGCCATCGCCTTGGAGTGGGTGAAGTGCTGCGGCTCGCCCCGGATCTCCCAGATGCCCCGGTCCGGCTCCTCCCAGTGCTCGAGCAGGGAGCCGACCAGCGCCCGTTGGAGCGACCAGGCGTTGCCGTCGGGGTCGGTGGCGTGCTCGCGCACCCGGGCCAGCGCGTCCATCACCTCGCCGAAGACGTCGTGCTGGAGCTGGCCGACGGCGTCGTTGCCGACGCGCACGGGGGTGGAGCCCTCGTAGCCGGGCAGGTGGTCGAGCTCGATCTCGGGCAGCCGTCGGGCGCCGTCGACGCCGTACATGATCTGCAGGTCCTCGGGGTCGCCGGCGACGGCGCGCAGCAGCCAGTCGCGCCACAGCGTGGCCTCGTCGGTGAAACCCGCCTCGATCAGCGCGCCGAGGGTGAGAGCGGCGTCGCGGAGCCAGCAGTAGCGGTAGTCCCAGTTGCGCGTGCCGCCGAAGCACTCGGGCAGCGAGGTCGTCGGTGCCGCGACGATGCCGCCGGTCTCCTCGTGGGTCATCAGGCGCAGGGTGAGCAGCGAGCGCTTGACGACCTCGAGGTGCGGCAGGTCGTCGCGGCAGGCGTCGACCCACCCCTCGTCGGCCTCGACGGTCTTGTTGATGACGTCCTCGTGGGCGGCGAGGTCCTCCAGCGAGCGGTGGGAGGGGATCCAGGTCATCGAGAAGCGCAGCTCGTGGCCCTCCTCGACCTCGACCTCGCCCTGGTGCGTGTGGTCGACCGCGACCGGGAGGTCGGGGCCGCGCAGCACGAGGGTGTCGGGGCCGGCGATCGCCGTGATGACCGGCTCACCGCCGGCCTCCGCGCGGCGCACCCACGGACGGACGTGGCCGTAGTCCATCCGCACCCGCCACGTGTGCGTGAACCGAACGCGGCCCTTGACGCCCCACAGCACCCGGACCACGTCGGCGCGGCCGGCGGTGTGCGGCATCAGGTCGGTCAGCGTCGCCTCGCCGTCCTCGGTGCGGAAGGTGGTCTCGAGCACCGCGGAGTCACCGACGTAGCGCCGCTCGACGGCGTAGTCACCCACCGGCTCGAACTGCCAGAAGCCGTGCTCCTCGGTGCCGAGCAGGGCTGCCAGGCAGGCGGGG
This genomic window from Nocardioides marinus contains:
- a CDS encoding HNH endonuclease signature motif containing protein, translated to MALGHHDTTAQGSPAVSTGDLLSLAVAQKQAADDADRQLFITIAAWADRHTTGALLPDLYGTYGLADDDALTEAENAWVSRFGMSGADTMLELAGPGAPEVSEFAVIELAAALGRSTDSGRALLSDAVEARYRLPKIWQRLLDGQVQVWRVRRVTEVTRQLTADAAAFVDAHLAHVVHTASFATVKRLAAEAAARFDPEGCEMEEVDTAASLHVTLDLSTAWTIGTANGVPLSGLLDRADAEELEHAIRTIAEQLLAAGSTDTLDVRRAKALGYLSRGDLTLDLADEGGRAATSASEERASRPPRSSRPRQVVLHLHLSEAALRGNEGPGTPEVDPDTGRLGLHLARLENHHQTLTADTVREWLAVPGANIVVKPVIDLADQIAVDSYEIPDRISTRVKLKRTTCVFPHCTRTSAKVDLDHIEEYVPPDEGGPPGQTSTQNLAPLCRRHHRAKTHPSPDGQWDYQQLTPTTWLWTSPHGIRMLVHPDGTTEL
- a CDS encoding glycoside hydrolase family 15 protein gives rise to the protein MALRIEDYALIGDRRGAGLVGTNGSIDWLCLPRFDSPACLAALLGTEEHGFWQFEPVGDYAVERRYVGDSAVLETTFRTEDGEATLTDLMPHTAGRADVVRVLWGVKGRVRFTHTWRVRMDYGHVRPWVRRAEAGGEPVITAIAGPDTLVLRGPDLPVAVDHTHQGEVEVEEGHELRFSMTWIPSHRSLEDLAAHEDVINKTVEADEGWVDACRDDLPHLEVVKRSLLTLRLMTHEETGGIVAAPTTSLPECFGGTRNWDYRYCWLRDAALTLGALIEAGFTDEATLWRDWLLRAVAGDPEDLQIMYGVDGARRLPEIELDHLPGYEGSTPVRVGNDAVGQLQHDVFGEVMDALARVREHATDPDGNAWSLQRALVGSLLEHWEEPDRGIWEIRGEPQHFTHSKAMAWVAVDRAVRAVETYGLEGDVERWREVRDRVRAEVLEHGYDEERGTFVQHYGSSEVDASLLQLAAFGFIEGDDPRMLGTIRAIEEDLMRDGLVLRYRTSSGVDGIECDEHPFLACSFWLVSAYAAAGRVDDAHALFDRLVGLVNDVGLLAEEYDPGEGRMAGNFPQAFSHLALVRAAFDLADASTTG